From a region of the Opisthocomus hoazin isolate bOpiHoa1 chromosome 21, bOpiHoa1.hap1, whole genome shotgun sequence genome:
- the SGSH gene encoding N-sulfoglucosamine sulfohydrolase, translating into MRPWALALLLGALRTGGSPAPARNVLLLLADDGGFEIGAYNNSAIRTPNLDALARRGVVFQNAFAAVSSCSPSRASILTGLPQHQNGMYGLHQDVHHFNSFGSVQSLPRLLRRARVRTGIIGKKHVGPEDVYPFDFAYTEENSSVLQVGRNITRIKALVRRFLQSQDERPFFLYVAFHDPHRCGHSQPQYGAFCEKFGNGESGMGWIPDWKPQLYHPEQVQVPHFVPDTPAARADLAAQYTTIGRMDQGIGLVLAELRRAGFHNSTLVIYTSDNGIPFPSGRTNLYRSGTAEPLLISSPQHSRRWGQVSQAFASLLDLTPTILDWFSIPYPSYSIFGTKRVQLTGKSLLPALESEQPWATAFSSQSHHEVTMYYPMRAIQHQQFRLIHNLNYKMPFPIDQDFYVSPTFQDLLNRTRAGQPTHWNKTLHQYYYRDRWELFDCSRDPTESQNLAPDPRYAAVFQLLRTQLLKWQWDTGDPWVCAPDAVLEEKLSPPCQPLHNEL; encoded by the exons aTGCGGCCCTGGGCGCTGGCGCTGCTGCTGGGCGCGCTCCGGACCGGCgggagcccggccccggcccgcaacgtgctgctgctcctgg CTGATGACGGCGGCTTCGAGATCGGCGCCTACAACAACTCGGCCATCCGGACGCCCAACCTGGACGCGCTGGCCCGGCGCGGCGTGGTCTTCCAGAACGCCTTCGCCGCCGTCAGCAGCTGCTCCCCGAGCCGGGCCAGCATCCTGACCGGCTTACCCCAG CACCAGAACGGGATGTACGGGCTGCACCAGGACGTGCACCACTTCAACTCCTTTGGCAGCGTGCAGAGCCTGCCCCGGCTGCTCCGCCGGGCACGCGTCCGGACAG GGATAATTGGGAAGAAGCACGTTGGGCCTGAGGACGTCTACCCCTTCGACTTCGCCTACACGGAGGAGAACAGTTCGGTCTTGCAGGTTGGGAGAAACATCACTCGAATCAAAGCGCTGGTCCGGCGGTTCCTGCAGAGCCAGGACGAGAG GCCTTTCTTCCTCTACGTCGCCTTCCACGACCCCCACCGCTGCGGGCACTCCCAGCCCCAGTACGGGGCCTTTTGCGAGAAATTCGGCAACGGAGAGAGTGGCATGGGCTGGATTCCGGACTGGAAGCCACAGCTCTACCACCCAGAGCAAGTGCAG GTCCCCCACTTTGTTCCAGACACGCCGGCTGCCCGGGCGGACCTGGCAGCCCAGTACACAACCATCGGGCGCATGGACCAAG ggatcGGGCTGGTCCTGGCCGAGCTGCGGCGTGCCGGCTTCCACAACAGCACGCTGGTGATCTACACCTCTGACAACGGCATCCCCTTCCCCAGCGGAAGGACCAACCTCTACCGGTCGGGCACCGCCGAGCCCCTGCTGATCTCCTCCCCGCAGCACAGCAGGCGCTGGGGCCAGGTCAGCCAGGCCTTCGCCTCCCTGCTAG ATCTGACGCCGACCATTTTGGACTGGTTCTCCATCCCCTACCCTTCTTACAGCATCTTTGGCACAAAGCGGGTGCAGCTCACTGGGAAGTCTCTGCTGCCAGCACTGGAGTCTGAGCAGCCCTGGGCCACCGCCTTCAGCAGCCAGAGCCACCACGAGGTGACCATGTACTACCCCATGCGAGCCATCCAGCACCAGCAGTTCCGCCTCATCCACAACCTCAACTACAAGATGCCCTTCCCCATCGACCAGGACTTCTACGTCTCGCCCACTTTCCAAGACCTGCTCAACCGCACCAGGGCCGGGCAGCCAACCCACTGGAACAAGACCCTGCACCAGTACTACTACCGGGACCGCTGGGAGCTCTTCGACTGCAGCCGTGACCCCACCGAGAGCCAGAACCTGGCCCCCGACCCCCGCTACGCCGCCGTCTTCCAGCTGCTTCGCACGCAGCTCTTGAAGTGGCAGTGGGACACGGGTGACCCCTGGGTCTGTGCCCCCGATGCTGTCCTGGAGGAGAAGCTGAGCCCCCCGTGCCAGCCGCTGCACAACGAGCTGTGA
- the GAA gene encoding lysosomal alpha-glucosidase, with amino-acid sequence MAGLRRPALLALRALLSLQALLPLLLLLSLQALLPLPGPAAARGPGPAGCQLPPGGRFDCGPERLLSRAGCEARGCCYAPAGPGPPWCFFPRGYRSYRAENLTATASGYSARLRRVAASFLPGDVGSLRLDLALETPARLRFTLRDPARQRYEVPLATPRAGGRAASALYEVQVNPDPFGLVVYRQCGGRVLLNTTVAPLFFADQFLQISTSLPSRFISGLGEHLTPLVLDTAWTRVTLWNRDMAPAPKVNLYGSHPFYLVMEDGGLAHGVFLLNSNAMDVLLQPSPALTWRTTGGILDFYVFLGPDPKSVVRQYLDVVGFPFMPPYWGLGFHLCRWGYSSTDITRQVVANMSAARFPMDVQWNDLDYTDAKRDFTFNKERFRDYPEMVRDFHRRGLRYIMIVDPGISSSGPPGTYKPYDEGLKRGVFIRNATGQPLIGKVWPGPTAFPDFTNPETHEWWYDMVKDFHDQVPFDGMWIDMNEPSNFVEGSQDGCPSDSLEHPPYVPGVFGGRLRAGTICASSQQYLSSHYNLHSLYGLTEAIASHDALLRVRGKRPFVISRSTFAGHGRYAGHWTGDVGSDWEQLYYSIPEVLLFNLFGVPLVGADICGFAGDTSEELCVRWTQLGAFYPFMRNHNDHGARPQEPYAFSPAAQAAMRNALRLRYSLLPFLYTLFHRAHSAGETVARPLFLEFPEDPNTWAADRQLLWGGGLLVTPVLEPGMTKVSGYFPAGTWYSLAGDSTIRSKGQWVLLPAPLDTINVHVRAGHILPLQEPAFSTTESRRKGMALVVALTPDGFARGDLFWDDGESWQSFERGDYTEVLFLATRGAVLSQLLRASAHLDGVLLEAVTVLGVPSPPRQVLANGVLVGDFSYRRDTQVLSVPVSLPMWEQFVIAWS; translated from the exons atggcggggctgcggcgccccgcgctgctggcgctgcgggcacTGCTCTCACTGCaggcgctgctgccgctgctgctgctgctgtcactgcaggcgctgctgccgctgccgggccccgccgcggcgcgcggccccgggcccgccggcTGCCAGCTGCCCCCGGGCGGGCGCTTCGACTGCGGCCCCGAGCGGCTGCTGTCGCGGGCGGGCTGcgaggcgcggggctgctgctacgcgcccgccggccccggccccccctggTGCTTCTTCCCCCGCGGCTACCGCAGCTACCGGGCCGAGAACCTGACGGCCACGGCCAGCGGCTACAGCGCCCGGCTCCGCCGCGTCGCCGCCAGCTTCCTGCCGGGGGACGTGGGCAGCCTGCGGCTGGACCTGGCGCTGGAGACCCCCGCCCGCCTGCGCTTCACG CTGCGGGACCCGGCCCGGCAGCGCTACGAGGTGCCCCTGGCCACGCCGCGGGCCGGCGGCCGAGCGGCCTCTGCGCTCTACGAGGTGCAGGTCAACCCGGACCCCTTCGGCCTCGTCGTTTACCGGCAGTGCGGCGGGCGGGTGCT GCTGAACACCACCGTCGCACCCCTCTTCTTCGCAGACCAGTTCCTGCAGAtctccacctccctgccctcccgtTTCATATCTGGGCTGGGGGAGCACCTGACACCACTGGTCCTCGACACGGCATGGACCAGGGTCACCCTCTGGAATCGGGACATGGCGCCCGCG cccaaGGTCAACCTCTACGGCTCCCACCCTTTCTACCTGGTGATGGAGGACGGCGGTTTGGCCCACGGTGTCTTTCTGCTGAACAGCAACGCGATGG ACGTGCTCCTACAACCCAGCCCGGCACTGACCTGGCGCACGACGGGCGGGATCCTGGACTTCTACGTCTTCCTGGGCCCCGACCCCAAGAGCGTGGTGCGGCAGTACCTGGACGTCGTCG GGTTCCCCTTCATGCCCCCGTACTGGGGCCTGGGCTTCCACCTCTGCCGCTGGGGCTACTCCTCCACCGACATCACCCGGCAGGTCGTGGCCAACATGTCGGCAGCCCGCTTCCCCATG GACGTGCAGTGGAACGACCTGGATTACACGGATGCCAAGAGGGATTTCACCTTCAACAAGGAACGCTTTAGGGACTACCCGGAGATGGTGCGGGACTTCCACCGCCGCGGCCTGAGGTACATCATGATCGTG GATCCCGGGATCAGCAGCTCAGGGCCTCCCGGCACCTACAAACCCTACGACGAGGGACTGAAGCGAGGGGTGTTCATCCGAAACGCCACGGGGCAGCCCCTGATCGGGAAG GTCTGGCCAGGTCCGACGGCCTTCCCAGACTTCACCAACCCAGAGACTCACGAGTGGTGGTACGACATGGTGAAGGACTTCCACGACCAAGTGCCCTTCGATGGCATGTGGATT GACATGAACGAACCGTCGAACTTCGTGGAGGGCTCCCAGGACGGCTGCCCCAGCGACAGCCTGGAGCATCCCCCCTACGTGCCAG GTGTGTTCGGGGGACGCCTCCGAGCCGGCACCATCTGCGCCTCCAGCCAGCAGTACCTGTCCTCCCACTACAACCTGCACAGCCTGTACGGGCTGACGGAGGCCATCGCCTCCCACGA CGCACTGCTGAGGGTCCGGGGCAAGCGTCCCTTCGTCATCTCACGCTCCACGTTCGCTGGGCACGGGCGCTACGCCGGGCACTGGACAGGGGATGTCGGCAGCGACTGGGAGCAGCTCTATTACTCGATACCAG AGGTGCTGCTCTTCAACCTCTTCGGGGTGCCGCTGGTGGGTGCCGACATCTGCGGCTTTGCGGGCGACACGTCCGAGGAGCTGTGCGTGCGCTGGACCCAGCTGGGCGCCTTCTACCCCTTCATGAGGAACCACAATGACCACGGCGCCCGG CCGCAGGAGCCGTACGCCTTCAGCCCGGCCGCCCAGGCCGCCATGAGGAACGCCCTCCGCCTCCGCTACtccctcctgcccttcctctACACGCTCTTCCACCGGGCTCACTCCGCCGGCGAGACGGTGGCGCGGCCCCTCTTCCTCGA GttccccgaggaccccaacacgTGGGCTGCGGACCGCCAGCTCCtctggggcggggggctgctcgTCACACCTGTGCTGGAGCCAGGGATGACCAAAGTCAGCGGCTACTTCCCAGCGGGGACGTGGTACAGCCTCGCAGGG GACTCCACCATCCGCAGCAAAGGGCAGTGGGTCCTCTTGCCGGCTCCCCTGGACACCATTAACGTCcacgtccgtgccgggcacatcctgCCGCTGCAG GAGCCCGCCTTCAGCACCACCGAGTCCCGCCGGAAGGGGATGGCCTTGGTCGTGGCGCTGACGCCGGATGGCTTTGCCCGGGGAGACCTGTTCTGGGACGACGGGGAGAGCTGGCAGAGCTTCGAGAGGGGGGACTACACCGAGGTCCTCTTCCTGGCCACGCGG GGCGCCgtcctcagccagctcctgcgGGCCAGCGCCCACCTCGAcggggtgctgctggaggccgtGACCGTGCTGGgcgtccccagccctccccggcaAGTCCTGGCCAACGGTGTCCTCGTGGGTGACTTCTCCTACCGCAGGGACACGCAG GTGCTGAGCGTCCCTGTCTCACTGCCCATGTGGGAGCAGTTTGTGATCGCCTGGTCCTGA